The Deltaproteobacteria bacterium DNA segment TGGCTGCCCAGACGCGATCTCCCGAGCAGGACGCCACGGACGTCGAGCATCGCCGGCTCCTCCGGCGCGCCATCGACGCGCTGCCCGATCACTTCAGGACCGTGTTCGTCCTCCGGCAGGTACAGGAGCTGTCCATCGAGGAGACCGCGGCGTGCCTCGACATCGAGCCCGGCACGGTGAAGACCCGTCTCCACCGCGCGCGGGCGCTCTTGCGACGCAAGCTGCTGGCCGAGATCGAGCCGGGGGAGCGCGACGTGCTGCCGTTCGAGGCGCCCCGGTGCGACCGCGTGGTAGCGGCGGTCCTGGCAAGCATCAGCGGCTGACGTCGGCGACGATCTGCTTTTCCAGCGCTCGCAGCCGCTTGTCCGCCGGGCTGCGCGCCCGCTCTCTCTGGACCACCTGCAGCGCTGCCTCGAATTTGCCCTGCCGCGCGAGAAACGTCGCGTACTGCCCGGCGAGGATGGCGTCGTTCCCCAGCGCGTACGCGGCCGAGAACGTGCGCTCCGCCTCCTGCGTGCGCCCGAGCCGATCCAGGGACGCCGCGAGCACGCCCAGCGAATCGAGCGTTCCGGGAGGCCAGAGGGAGATCGCCAGCCGCGCATGCTCCTCGGCGGCGGCGAAATCGCCGCGCTCGTACAGGACGAGCGCGAAGTTCGCCTGGACGCGCGCGCTCCGGGGCGCGAGATCCACCGCCGTCGGATAAAGCGCGTCGTCGGACCTCCATTCGAGGTTTCGCAGCTGCACGGCGCAGAGATGGAACACGCAGAGCGCGGCGAACGCGGCGCGCGCAGCGGTGCCCGCCTCGACGGCGGCGCCAGCGGCTGCCGCAAGCCCGAGCAGCGGCACGTACAGCAACCGCTCCCCGTACAGGGTCGGCCCGCGCAGCAGCAGGTTGCTCACCGGAAGGAAGAAGAGAACGAACCAGGCAAGACCGGCGGCGACTTGCGGCTGTCGCTTGCGGAGGATGATCGGCGCCGCGCCCAGCGCGAGCGCCAGGGCGAGTCCGCCCCACGCGAGCGCGTCCGAGACGGGAGCAGGCCCGCACTCCCGCGCCGAGCAGTCGTAGAGGCGCCGGAAGCCGTCGACGATGCCCCAGCCGTATCTCTCGAGCAGCACCCGTCCGGCTCCCAGCATCGACTCGAGGAGGGGCGCCATCACCAGCGGATTCATCTGCGCCTGCACGACGGGGCTCATCGGCCCCACCACGGCGTAGCGGAGCCCGGCGTACGCGGCGGCCGCGACGACGTACGCCGCCCAAGGCGTGCGCCGCTCCGCTGGAGTGAGCGCATCGAACGCGGCGTAGGCGAAGGGCGCCATCACGGCACTCTCCTTCGAGAGCAGCGAGCAGAAGAACGCCGCCGCGGCGAGCAGGCTCCCGCGCCGGTGCAGCCACA contains these protein-coding regions:
- a CDS encoding sigma-70 family RNA polymerase sigma factor, which codes for AAQTRSPEQDATDVEHRRLLRRAIDALPDHFRTVFVLRQVQELSIEETAACLDIEPGTVKTRLHRARALLRRKLLAEIEPGERDVLPFEAPRCDRVVAAVLASISG